A genomic window from Bradyrhizobium lupini includes:
- the kynA gene encoding tryptophan 2,3-dioxygenase: MTSSQYDPASEGAETDFARRMSYGHYLALDAILGAQHPLSEAHDEMLFIIQHQTTELWMRLAIHELSAARRSIAKDEVQPAMKMLARMSRIFEQLNGAWDVLRTMTPSEYTRFRSQLGQSSGFQSRQYRQIEFLLGNRNHAMLKPHAHDLETTQLLEAELATPSLYDEVLRLADRNGLKMPAAVLARDVRETHSFNEGVLQAWRIVYEAPETHWMLYELAEKLVDFEDYFRRWRFNHVTTVERVIGFKRGTGGTGGVSYLKRMLEVELFPELWRVRTIL; the protein is encoded by the coding sequence ATGACGTCCAGCCAATACGATCCCGCAAGCGAAGGCGCTGAGACCGATTTCGCCCGGCGCATGTCCTATGGACACTATCTGGCGCTGGACGCGATCCTCGGCGCGCAGCATCCCCTGTCGGAAGCCCATGACGAGATGCTGTTCATCATCCAGCATCAGACCACCGAGCTGTGGATGCGGCTCGCCATCCACGAGCTCAGCGCCGCACGCCGTTCGATCGCGAAGGATGAGGTGCAGCCTGCAATGAAGATGCTGGCACGGATGTCGCGCATCTTCGAGCAGCTCAACGGCGCCTGGGACGTGCTGCGCACCATGACGCCCAGCGAGTATACGCGCTTCCGCTCGCAGCTTGGCCAGTCCTCAGGCTTCCAGTCGCGGCAATACCGGCAGATCGAATTCCTGCTCGGCAACCGCAACCACGCCATGCTCAAGCCGCACGCGCACGATCTGGAAACAACGCAGCTGCTCGAAGCCGAGCTCGCAACGCCAAGCCTCTATGACGAGGTGCTGCGGCTCGCCGACCGCAACGGGCTCAAGATGCCTGCGGCCGTGCTGGCGCGCGATGTTCGCGAGACTCATAGCTTCAATGAAGGTGTGCTGCAGGCTTGGCGTATCGTCTACGAGGCGCCGGAAACGCACTGGATGCTCTACGAGCTCGCCGAGAAGCTGGTCGATTTCGAGGACTATTTCCGGCGCTGGCGCTTCAACCATGTGACGACGGTCGAGCGCGTCATCGGCTTCAAGCGCGGCACCGGTGGCACCGGCGGCGTCAGCTACCTCAAGCGCATGCTGGAGGTCGAGCTGTTTCCGGAACTCTGGCGCGTGCGCACGATCCTGTAG
- a CDS encoding alpha/beta hydrolase has translation MRDWDDAYANSAHIPGSDKIPALWAERAAAYRAGLKEFRADIAYGPGERQRLDLILPDGDSKGLVVFVHGGYWMRFDKSTWTDLAEGARHHGWTVALPSYTLTPAARISDITAEITTAIAKAASLVAGPIRLAGHSAGGHLVTRMLCDDSRLEPAVYNRVAGTLSISGLHDLRPLLKTRMNDTLRMTMEEATLESAALHLPRGPSPVTAWVGGNERPEFIRQSDLMANVWTGFDVPTRLVVDPGLNHFTVIDALKDPSSPTTARLIGLD, from the coding sequence ATGCGCGATTGGGATGACGCCTACGCCAATTCGGCCCATATCCCGGGCTCGGACAAGATACCGGCGCTGTGGGCGGAGCGGGCGGCGGCTTATCGCGCCGGGCTGAAGGAGTTTCGCGCTGACATCGCCTATGGCCCCGGTGAGCGCCAGCGCCTCGATCTGATCTTGCCCGACGGCGACAGCAAGGGCCTCGTCGTGTTCGTCCACGGCGGCTACTGGATGCGCTTCGACAAGTCGACATGGACTGATCTCGCCGAAGGCGCGCGCCATCACGGCTGGACGGTGGCACTGCCAAGCTACACGCTGACGCCGGCCGCGCGCATCTCCGACATTACGGCGGAAATCACCACAGCGATTGCCAAGGCGGCCTCGCTGGTCGCGGGCCCGATCCGGCTCGCCGGCCATTCCGCCGGCGGGCATCTCGTTACGCGTATGCTGTGCGACGACAGCCGGCTGGAGCCCGCCGTCTACAACCGCGTCGCCGGCACGCTGTCCATCAGCGGCCTGCATGATCTGCGTCCGCTGCTCAAGACCAGGATGAACGACACCCTGCGCATGACGATGGAGGAGGCGACGCTGGAAAGCGCGGCGCTGCATCTGCCGCGCGGGCCTTCGCCGGTGACCGCCTGGGTCGGTGGCAACGAGCGGCCCGAATTCATCCGCCAGTCCGATCTGATGGCCAATGTCTGGACTGGTTTCGATGTGCCGACGCGTCTTGTCGTCGATCCCGGGCTGAACCATTTCACCGTGATCGACGCCCTCAAGGACCCGTCGTCGCCCACCACCGCGCGCCTGATCGGCCTCGACTGA
- a CDS encoding pyridoxamine 5'-phosphate oxidase family protein, giving the protein MSQTENQNSYPISTRNQVKRRHDRGFYDHDTVHRILDSSMLCHVSYAIDGQPYCTPTFFWREGTKLYWHGSSASRMLRNQTRGERVCLTVAHLDSLVLARCGFNHSADYRAVMAFGTAYLVTDPDEKERAVIAMVDRFFPDRTASLRASNTQEIKATSFIAMEIEEASAKIRAKGVADDDEDYELPIYAERIPVRTVLGAPEPCPRLLDGVRRPATLNGYSEGRLLEDALRDAYFAEYRNG; this is encoded by the coding sequence GTGAGCCAGACCGAGAACCAGAATTCCTATCCGATATCCACGCGCAACCAGGTGAAGCGCCGTCATGACCGCGGCTTCTACGATCACGACACCGTTCATCGCATCCTGGATTCCTCGATGCTCTGCCACGTCTCCTACGCGATCGACGGCCAGCCCTATTGCACGCCGACCTTCTTCTGGCGCGAAGGGACGAAGCTGTACTGGCACGGCTCAAGCGCCAGCCGCATGCTGCGCAACCAGACCAGGGGCGAGCGTGTGTGCCTGACGGTCGCCCATCTCGACAGCCTGGTGCTGGCGCGCTGCGGATTCAATCACTCGGCCGACTACCGCGCCGTGATGGCATTCGGCACCGCCTATCTCGTCACCGATCCCGACGAGAAAGAGCGCGCGGTCATCGCGATGGTCGACCGCTTCTTCCCCGATCGCACCGCGAGCCTGCGGGCGAGCAACACCCAGGAGATCAAGGCGACCTCCTTTATCGCGATGGAGATCGAGGAGGCCTCCGCGAAAATCCGGGCCAAGGGTGTCGCCGACGACGACGAGGACTATGAATTGCCGATCTATGCCGAGCGCATCCCGGTGCGCACGGTGCTCGGCGCGCCGGAGCCTTGCCCGCGGCTGCTCGACGGCGTGCGCCGGCCGGCGACACTGAATGGCTATTCGGAGGGCCGGCTGCTCGAAGATGCATTGCGGGATGCCTATTTTGCAGAGTACCGGAACGGCTGA
- a CDS encoding PLP-dependent aminotransferase family protein — MRKIPTNSVPSPAKAELPLDLAGPHITAGASSAHRLYQALCEMIVGGLVKPGEPLPPSRTLAKQTGFRRNAVVTAYERLIADGFADATVGSGTFVAARIPARAAEPKRPKISVETPGQGAFSLGCTHIDARAVQHFRAFVGRRMRAFGAEHLHYGDPRGSRELRAAIADHLLSARGLRCDPDQIMLTSGTLHALRIVLSAILKPNDQVWCEDPGYPAARKTIAHCGYRAVSVPVDAHGMRVAKGRAAAPSARAAYVTPSHQFPLGVQMSMPRRLELLDWARQAGAFVLEDDYDSEFRYDGAPLMSLAGIDHLQRVIYMGTFAKTLFPGLRIGYCALPERLIADVTAARAALDRFPGTLMEGAVADMLNSGAFAANLKRVRKLYREARDALAGRLEAASDGVLSVPVPSQGLHLVARFDPSVDPLVAAKAKQAAGAEGWLLADTYSRARPQPGFVLGFSGHAVSKLVASAERLARESRVALRARRTPARRA, encoded by the coding sequence ATGCGAAAAATTCCGACCAATTCCGTTCCGTCGCCCGCCAAGGCCGAGCTGCCGCTCGACCTCGCAGGCCCGCACATCACGGCTGGCGCCTCGTCGGCGCACCGGCTGTATCAGGCGCTGTGCGAGATGATCGTCGGAGGTCTGGTGAAACCCGGCGAGCCGCTGCCGCCGTCGCGCACGCTGGCCAAACAGACCGGCTTTCGGCGCAATGCCGTCGTCACCGCCTATGAGCGGCTGATCGCCGACGGCTTTGCCGACGCAACCGTCGGCTCCGGCACCTTCGTGGCCGCGCGCATCCCCGCGCGCGCGGCCGAGCCGAAGCGGCCCAAGATCAGCGTCGAAACGCCGGGGCAAGGCGCGTTTTCACTCGGCTGCACCCATATCGACGCGCGTGCCGTGCAGCATTTCCGGGCCTTTGTCGGCCGTCGCATGCGCGCCTTCGGCGCGGAGCATCTGCACTATGGCGATCCCCGTGGCAGCCGCGAACTGCGTGCGGCGATCGCCGATCATCTGTTGTCGGCGCGGGGCCTGCGCTGCGATCCCGATCAGATCATGCTGACGTCAGGCACGCTGCACGCGCTGCGCATCGTGCTGAGCGCAATCCTGAAGCCCAACGACCAGGTCTGGTGCGAGGACCCGGGTTACCCCGCCGCGCGCAAGACTATCGCGCATTGCGGCTATCGTGCCGTCTCCGTTCCCGTCGACGCGCACGGCATGCGGGTCGCCAAAGGCCGCGCAGCGGCGCCGTCCGCGCGCGCAGCCTATGTGACGCCGTCGCACCAGTTTCCGCTGGGTGTGCAGATGTCGATGCCGCGGCGGCTCGAGCTGCTGGACTGGGCCAGGCAGGCCGGCGCCTTCGTGCTGGAAGACGATTACGACAGCGAATTCCGTTACGACGGCGCGCCGCTGATGTCGCTGGCCGGCATCGATCATCTCCAGCGCGTGATTTACATGGGTACGTTCGCCAAGACGTTGTTTCCGGGCCTGCGCATCGGCTATTGCGCCCTGCCCGAGCGCTTGATTGCGGATGTGACCGCGGCGCGGGCTGCGCTCGACCGCTTTCCCGGCACGCTGATGGAGGGTGCGGTGGCCGACATGCTCAATTCCGGCGCGTTCGCGGCGAACCTGAAGCGCGTGCGCAAGCTTTACCGCGAGGCGCGCGACGCGCTGGCCGGGAGGCTCGAAGCCGCATCCGATGGCGTGCTGTCGGTGCCGGTCCCATCACAGGGTCTGCATCTAGTCGCCCGGTTCGATCCCTCGGTCGATCCGCTCGTGGCGGCGAAAGCCAAGCAGGCCGCCGGCGCCGAAGGCTGGCTGTTGGCCGACACCTATTCACGCGCGCGCCCACAGCCCGGTTTCGTGCTGGGATTTTCCGGCCACGCGGTTTCGAAGCTCGTGGCCTCCGCCGAACGACTCGCGCGGGAATCGCGAGTGGCCTTGCGAGCGAGGCGCACGCCGGCCCGGCGGGCATGA
- a CDS encoding DUF6719 family protein, giving the protein MPLRRATCLSLLIFIALAATARAGTVGREQDIVDLKLGQRVQVDDGTCPAGQVKEVRGAKMTDKGVARTSTCVSRFGPKSKR; this is encoded by the coding sequence ATGCCGCTACGCCGCGCGACTTGCCTCTCGCTCCTGATCTTCATCGCACTCGCCGCGACCGCGCGCGCAGGCACGGTCGGACGCGAGCAGGACATCGTCGATCTCAAGCTCGGCCAGCGCGTGCAAGTGGACGACGGAACCTGCCCCGCCGGACAGGTCAAGGAAGTGCGCGGCGCCAAGATGACCGACAAGGGCGTCGCACGGACGAGCACCTGCGTGTCGCGGTTTGGTCCGAAATCAAAGCGATGA
- a CDS encoding CreA family protein, translated as MSSRFPSLSSIRLKGLALFLMALTVPAASAFAADEPDLIFRRSTVFKWMSPNDKLATYGLDDPEVEGVACHFTVPEKGGFKGWLGLAEEVSDISLACRQVGPIKFKNKMEQGDDMFRQRRSLFFKKMQIVRGCDAKRNVLVYMVYSDRLIEGSPKNSTSTVPVMPWGPADANVQKCGEFFTQ; from the coding sequence ATGTCATCTCGTTTCCCCAGTCTTTCCAGCATCCGCTTGAAAGGCCTCGCTTTATTCCTCATGGCGTTGACCGTGCCGGCAGCGTCCGCCTTCGCCGCCGACGAGCCGGATCTGATCTTTCGCCGCTCGACCGTGTTCAAATGGATGAGCCCGAACGACAAGCTTGCGACCTACGGCCTCGACGATCCTGAAGTCGAGGGCGTGGCCTGTCATTTTACGGTGCCGGAGAAGGGCGGCTTCAAGGGCTGGCTGGGCCTTGCCGAGGAAGTCTCGGACATTTCGCTCGCCTGCCGTCAGGTCGGCCCGATCAAGTTCAAGAACAAGATGGAGCAGGGCGACGACATGTTCCGCCAGCGCCGCTCGCTGTTCTTCAAGAAGATGCAGATCGTGCGCGGCTGTGACGCGAAGCGCAACGTGCTGGTCTACATGGTCTATTCGGACAGGCTGATCGAGGGTTCGCCGAAGAACTCGACCTCGACCGTGCCGGTCATGCCGTGGGGACCGGCGGACGCCAACGTCCAGAAGTGCGGAGAGTTCTTCACTCAGTGA
- a CDS encoding L,D-transpeptidase family protein, which yields MNSVNGAGFSAKPTRLWQVAILAAAGAIGTASQADAAFYYWTDYSDGSYGRQERHLDVPRQKPQKRGAVGKKDLVAEKEAGTKPQGPLVIVVSIDRQKVTVYDSKGVFAESPVSTGMKGHSTPMGVFSVIQKHKFHHSNIYSGAPMPYMQRITWSGVAMHAGVLPGYPASHGCIRMPMAFAVKMWNWTRMGARVIVSPGQMSPQKFSHPLLASLRVPPQPAASLEPQTNAGDKADKGTANTAATEAKPVETKTASADGVPELRSSVGHTVMSDVTTGYAPAREEAPASADNTETTAKPETKPAEAADAAKPEAGDAAQPANTEAKPVDAAETPKSELAKTSDAPAAAPAQAATTDVKKDETRVADPAPVAKPEAPKRAGQIAVFISRKDSKLYVRQNFAPLFEVPVTIAASDRPLGTHVFTAEIDKADSNALHWSVVSLPVSVRSAAREDDGRVTGRQRGAAVIPVAVKPVVPPDSPAEALDRVSIPADTIARINEMLTSGGSIIVSDQGINQGETGEGTDFIVRLY from the coding sequence ATGAACAGCGTGAACGGGGCCGGTTTTTCTGCCAAGCCGACGCGGCTTTGGCAGGTCGCCATTTTGGCGGCGGCGGGTGCGATCGGCACGGCAAGCCAGGCGGACGCAGCGTTTTATTACTGGACGGACTATTCCGACGGGTCCTACGGGCGCCAGGAGCGCCATCTCGACGTCCCGCGCCAGAAACCGCAGAAGCGCGGTGCGGTCGGCAAAAAAGACCTTGTTGCCGAAAAAGAAGCCGGCACCAAACCGCAAGGTCCTCTCGTCATCGTCGTCTCGATCGACCGGCAGAAGGTCACGGTCTACGACAGCAAAGGCGTGTTCGCGGAATCCCCGGTTTCGACGGGCATGAAGGGCCATTCGACGCCGATGGGTGTGTTCAGCGTCATCCAGAAGCACAAATTCCACCACTCCAACATCTATAGCGGCGCGCCGATGCCGTACATGCAGCGGATCACCTGGTCGGGCGTTGCCATGCATGCCGGCGTGCTGCCGGGCTATCCAGCCTCGCACGGCTGCATCCGCATGCCGATGGCGTTCGCGGTGAAGATGTGGAACTGGACCAGGATGGGCGCGCGCGTGATCGTTTCGCCCGGTCAGATGTCGCCGCAGAAGTTCTCACATCCGCTGCTTGCCTCGCTGCGCGTGCCACCGCAACCCGCGGCCAGCCTCGAGCCGCAGACCAATGCCGGCGACAAGGCCGACAAGGGCACAGCCAATACCGCGGCCACCGAAGCAAAGCCGGTTGAAACGAAAACCGCCAGCGCCGACGGCGTGCCCGAGCTGCGCTCGTCGGTCGGCCACACCGTGATGTCGGACGTGACCACCGGATATGCCCCAGCCCGCGAGGAGGCCCCGGCATCGGCCGACAACACCGAGACAACGGCAAAGCCCGAGACCAAGCCCGCTGAGGCGGCGGACGCGGCCAAGCCAGAGGCCGGAGACGCCGCGCAGCCCGCGAACACTGAAGCGAAGCCTGTCGACGCCGCGGAGACGCCGAAGTCCGAACTCGCGAAGACATCCGATGCACCGGCCGCGGCGCCAGCGCAGGCGGCCACGACCGACGTCAAGAAGGACGAAACCCGCGTTGCCGATCCGGCGCCCGTGGCAAAACCTGAAGCGCCCAAGCGAGCGGGCCAGATCGCGGTCTTCATCAGCCGCAAGGATTCCAAGCTCTACGTGCGGCAGAACTTTGCGCCGCTGTTCGAGGTGCCTGTCACAATCGCCGCGAGTGATCGGCCGCTCGGCACGCATGTCTTTACCGCCGAAATCGACAAGGCCGATTCCAATGCGCTGCATTGGTCGGTGGTGTCCTTGCCAGTGTCGGTCCGTTCTGCCGCGCGCGAAGATGACGGCCGCGTGACAGGCCGCCAACGTGGCGCGGCGGTGATTCCCGTCGCCGTAAAGCCTGTGGTCCCGCCGGACAGTCCAGCCGAGGCCCTGGACCGCGTCTCGATCCCGGCCGACACGATCGCGAGGATCAACGAAATGCTGACATCGGGCGGCTCGATCATCGTCTCCGACCAGGGCATCAACCAGGGCGAGACTGGCGAAGGCACCGATTTCATCGTCCGCCTGTACTAA
- a CDS encoding glutathione peroxidase: MMNRRTILIAAFAGTLAPATRALADGGMSRISAYAFSFPALSGDDIRLAAFTGRPLLVVNTASLCGYTPQYAGLQDIWSEFRERGLTVIGVPSNDFGGQEPGGTSEISETAHHQYGVTFPIAAKAIVVGAKAHPFYKWAAEARPREVPRWNFHKYLIGRDGYIADVFASAVEPTDTRIKTAIAKALADT, translated from the coding sequence ATGATGAACCGCAGGACCATACTCATCGCCGCCTTTGCAGGCACGCTGGCGCCGGCGACGCGTGCACTGGCGGATGGCGGCATGAGCCGAATTTCCGCCTACGCCTTCTCTTTCCCGGCATTGTCAGGCGACGACATCCGCCTTGCGGCCTTCACTGGCAGGCCGCTGCTGGTGGTGAACACCGCTTCGCTCTGCGGTTACACGCCGCAATATGCCGGCCTGCAAGACATCTGGAGCGAGTTTCGCGAACGCGGCCTCACCGTCATTGGCGTGCCCTCCAACGATTTCGGCGGACAGGAGCCCGGCGGCACCAGTGAGATCTCGGAAACCGCCCACCACCAATACGGCGTTACCTTCCCCATCGCGGCCAAGGCCATCGTGGTCGGTGCAAAGGCGCATCCATTCTACAAATGGGCGGCAGAGGCGCGCCCGCGAGAAGTTCCGCGCTGGAACTTCCACAAATATCTGATCGGCCGGGACGGCTATATCGCCGATGTCTTTGCATCCGCGGTCGAACCGACAGACACGCGGATCAAGACGGCGATCGCCAAGGCGCTGGCCGACACTTGA
- a CDS encoding polysaccharide deacetylase family protein, translated as MRVAAGLILASAMSLAMTGAAWSQTPAAKPAAATQAAPAATPAAAAPAAAPAPAPAAAAAPAGFVNPPPPKQAPQPARAACNTPGALGVARTVEIDTTGGPGFGFEHFKELDFLRDHEVVLTFDDGPWPKNTPAVLKALADECTTGIFFSIGKHATYEPEILKQVYAAGHTVGTHTWSHANLNNKKLTEAQRKEEIEKGLSAVKWALGGISPSPFFRFPALQHPPEMVTYLGNRNTAIFSCDIDSFDFKASKPEKVIETVMKKLDSKGKGIILMHDFQKHTAEALPELLKRLKAGGYKVVAMRAKFPASTLPEYDQELLKDVKLPTVSTRPVNSVVTTVSE; from the coding sequence ATGCGTGTGGCGGCAGGACTGATATTGGCAAGCGCGATGTCTCTGGCGATGACGGGCGCGGCATGGTCGCAGACCCCGGCTGCAAAGCCCGCCGCCGCGACGCAGGCCGCACCGGCGGCAACACCGGCTGCGGCTGCGCCCGCTGCAGCTCCCGCACCCGCTCCTGCAGCAGCCGCCGCGCCGGCGGGCTTCGTCAATCCTCCGCCGCCTAAGCAGGCGCCCCAGCCCGCCCGCGCAGCCTGCAACACGCCGGGCGCGCTTGGGGTCGCCCGCACCGTCGAGATCGACACCACGGGCGGTCCTGGCTTCGGCTTCGAGCATTTCAAGGAGCTCGATTTCCTGCGCGACCACGAAGTGGTGCTGACCTTCGACGACGGCCCCTGGCCCAAGAACACGCCCGCGGTGCTGAAGGCGCTCGCCGACGAGTGCACCACCGGCATCTTCTTCTCGATCGGCAAGCACGCGACCTACGAGCCGGAGATCCTGAAGCAGGTCTACGCGGCCGGCCATACCGTGGGCACCCACACCTGGTCGCACGCCAACCTCAACAACAAGAAGCTCACGGAAGCGCAGCGCAAGGAAGAGATCGAGAAGGGTCTTTCCGCGGTGAAATGGGCGCTCGGCGGCATTTCGCCCTCGCCTTTCTTCCGCTTCCCGGCGCTCCAGCATCCGCCGGAGATGGTCACCTATCTCGGCAACCGCAACACAGCGATCTTCTCCTGCGACATCGACTCCTTCGACTTCAAGGCCTCGAAGCCCGAGAAGGTGATCGAGACCGTCATGAAGAAGCTCGACAGCAAGGGCAAGGGCATCATCCTGATGCACGACTTCCAGAAGCACACTGCGGAAGCCCTGCCCGAATTGCTCAAGCGCCTGAAGGCCGGCGGTTACAAGGTGGTGGCGATGCGCGCCAAGTTCCCGGCCTCGACGCTGCCGGAATACGACCAGGAACTGCTCAAGGACGTCAAGCTGCCGACGGTGAGCACCCGGCCGGTCAACAGCGTCGTGACAACGGTTTCCGAATAG
- a CDS encoding dihydrofolate reductase: protein MSFRIEGYVIVSADGMLADADHVMPDSLKFEGDKLFFEQALDRAALIVHGRHSHEQQPNSPKRKRLILTRKIQTLTVDPEMPNATLWNPAHTSFEDACAFADVASGTVAIIGGPVVFDMFMDRYDTFWLSEAPHLRLPRGEGCFVEVPGRTPQEVLASHGMKPGAPYLLDAAHDVTVTPWRRT from the coding sequence TTGTCCTTTCGGATCGAAGGCTACGTCATCGTCTCCGCGGACGGCATGCTCGCGGACGCCGACCATGTCATGCCCGACAGCCTGAAGTTCGAAGGCGACAAGCTGTTCTTCGAGCAGGCGCTCGATCGCGCCGCGCTGATCGTGCACGGCCGTCACTCGCATGAGCAGCAGCCGAATTCACCCAAGCGCAAGCGCCTGATCCTGACCCGCAAGATCCAGACTCTGACCGTCGATCCCGAGATGCCGAACGCGACCTTGTGGAATCCGGCTCACACCAGCTTTGAGGACGCCTGTGCGTTCGCCGATGTCGCTTCCGGCACCGTCGCAATCATCGGCGGCCCCGTCGTGTTCGACATGTTCATGGATCGCTACGATACGTTCTGGCTGTCGGAAGCCCCGCACCTTCGGCTGCCCCGCGGCGAGGGCTGTTTTGTCGAAGTACCGGGGCGCACGCCTCAGGAGGTGCTGGCCTCACACGGGATGAAGCCGGGCGCGCCGTATCTGCTCGACGCCGCGCATGACGTGACGGTGACGCCATGGCGCAGGACGTAG
- a CDS encoding DoxX family protein, which translates to MPAFVTFGRILFAVLFIYTGAARLFAMQATVDFIAAKVVMPDMIAPYAKQIETATAMTTPQLLAIAVGVLEIIAGVMIALNFGARFFAMLMIIYVAVATFLFYDFWNQVPPDNGKMLVDALKNLSIIGALFMIMGYGRATRPAEAAYGDV; encoded by the coding sequence ATGCCAGCGTTCGTGACTTTCGGGCGGATCCTGTTCGCCGTGCTGTTCATCTACACGGGTGCGGCAAGACTGTTTGCCATGCAGGCGACCGTTGATTTCATCGCCGCCAAGGTCGTGATGCCCGACATGATCGCGCCTTACGCCAAGCAGATCGAGACGGCGACGGCCATGACCACGCCGCAACTGCTGGCGATCGCAGTCGGCGTGCTCGAGATCATCGCAGGCGTGATGATCGCGCTGAATTTCGGCGCGCGCTTCTTCGCGATGCTGATGATTATCTATGTCGCGGTCGCGACCTTCCTGTTCTACGACTTCTGGAACCAGGTGCCGCCTGACAACGGCAAGATGCTGGTCGACGCGCTCAAGAACCTGTCGATCATCGGCGCCCTGTTCATGATCATGGGCTACGGGCGCGCCACGCGTCCGGCCGAAGCGGCCTACGGGGACGTATAA
- the aspS gene encoding aspartate--tRNA ligase, translating to MHRYRSHTCGALRESNIGETVRLSGWVHRVRDHGGVLFIDLRDHYGLTQCVVDPDSPAFSQAEKLRSEFVVRMDGKARRRPEGTDNDDLPTGKIEIYVSEIEVLGPAGDLPLPVFGDQEYPEDVRLKYRFLDLRREKLHQNIMTRVEIIKSMRRRMEGQGFFEFNTPILTASSPEGARDFLVPSRIHPGKFYALPQAPQQYKQLLMMSGFDRYFQIAPCFRDEDPRADRLPGEFYQLDVEMSFVTQDDVFAAMEPVITGVFEEFAKGKPVTKGWRRIPFAEALRKYGSDKPDLRNPIEMQDVSEHFRGSGFKVFARMLEDPKNQVWAIPAPGGGSRAFCDRMNSWAQGEGQPGLGYIMWREGGEGAGPLANNIGAERTAAIRAQIGVKEGDAAFFVAGDPDKFWKFSGLARNKVGEELNLTDKERFELAWIVDFPMYEYNDEDKKVDFSHNPFSMPQGGLDTLKGQDPLTIKAFQYDITCNGYEIASGGIRNHVPEAMVKAFEIAGYGEQEVVDRFGGMYRAFQYGAPPHGGMAAGVDRIVMLLCGTNNLREVSLFPMNQQAMDLLMGAPSEPSPKQLRELHVKVSLPQK from the coding sequence ATGCATCGCTACCGGTCACATACATGCGGCGCGCTCCGCGAGAGCAACATCGGCGAGACGGTCCGCCTTTCAGGCTGGGTCCATCGCGTTCGCGACCATGGCGGCGTGCTGTTCATCGACCTGCGCGACCATTACGGCCTGACCCAGTGCGTGGTCGATCCGGACTCGCCGGCGTTCTCGCAGGCCGAAAAGCTGCGTTCGGAATTCGTGGTGCGGATGGACGGTAAGGCCCGTCGCCGCCCCGAAGGCACCGACAATGACGATCTGCCGACTGGCAAGATCGAGATCTATGTCAGCGAGATCGAGGTGCTGGGCCCGGCCGGCGACCTGCCGCTGCCGGTGTTCGGCGACCAGGAATATCCTGAAGACGTCCGTCTGAAGTACCGCTTCCTCGATCTGCGTCGCGAGAAGCTGCACCAGAACATCATGACGCGCGTCGAAATCATCAAGTCGATGCGTCGGCGCATGGAGGGGCAGGGCTTCTTCGAGTTCAACACGCCGATCCTGACCGCGTCCTCGCCGGAGGGCGCGCGCGACTTCCTGGTGCCGTCGCGCATTCATCCCGGCAAGTTCTATGCCCTGCCGCAGGCGCCGCAGCAGTACAAGCAGCTCTTGATGATGTCGGGCTTCGATCGCTACTTCCAGATCGCGCCCTGCTTCCGCGACGAGGATCCACGCGCGGATCGTCTGCCGGGCGAGTTCTACCAGCTCGACGTCGAGATGAGCTTTGTCACGCAGGACGATGTCTTCGCCGCGATGGAGCCTGTCATCACGGGTGTGTTCGAGGAGTTTGCCAAGGGCAAGCCGGTGACCAAGGGCTGGCGCCGGATTCCGTTCGCGGAAGCCTTGCGCAAATACGGCAGCGACAAGCCGGACCTGCGCAACCCGATCGAGATGCAGGACGTCTCCGAACACTTCCGCGGCTCCGGCTTCAAGGTGTTCGCGCGCATGTTGGAGGACCCCAAGAACCAGGTCTGGGCGATCCCGGCGCCGGGTGGCGGCTCGCGCGCCTTCTGCGACCGCATGAACTCCTGGGCGCAGGGCGAAGGTCAGCCCGGCCTCGGCTACATCATGTGGCGCGAGGGCGGCGAAGGTGCCGGTCCGCTTGCCAACAACATCGGTGCTGAGCGCACCGCCGCGATCCGCGCGCAGATCGGCGTGAAGGAAGGCGACGCCGCCTTCTTCGTCGCCGGCGATCCCGACAAGTTCTGGAAATTTTCAGGGTTGGCCCGCAACAAGGTCGGCGAGGAGTTGAACCTCACCGACAAGGAGCGGTTCGAGCTGGCCTGGATCGTCGACTTCCCGATGTACGAGTACAACGACGAGGACAAGAAGGTCGACTTCTCGCACAACCCGTTCTCGATGCCGCAGGGCGGTCTCGATACCTTGAAGGGCCAGGACCCGCTGACCATCAAGGCGTTCCAGTACGACATCACCTGCAACGGCTACGAGATCGCCTCGGGTGGCATCCGCAACCACGTGCCGGAAGCGATGGTGAAGGCGTTCGAGATCGCGGGCTATGGCGAGCAGGAAGTCGTCGATCGCTTCGGCGGCATGTACCGCGCCTTCCAGTACGGCGCCCCGCCGCATGGCGGCATGGCCGCCGGTGTCGACCGCATCGTCATGCTCTTGTGCGGCACCAACAATCTGCGCGAGGTCTCGCTGTTCCCGATGAACCAGCAGGCCATGGACCTCCTGATGGGCGCACCGTCGGAGCCCAGCCCCAAGCAGCTCCGCGAGCTGCACGTGAAGGTGAGCCTGCCGCAGAAGTGA